GAAAGCCTGTGTAATGGCGTTATGGAAATCTTCTAAATTACTCTTCGCTTCTATCTCCAAGTCTCTGAAAATATCGTCATCGGCATCTAAAATCACCCTTATCTTATAAACCATACCTTAAATTTTGCGGGAATGCAAAGTTACGAAGTTTTAAGACTTTTAGTAGGCTTTAAAGCTTCTAAAACCAAATAGAATTGAACCCCGAATAAAATTGAAGCCAAAATTAAATGAAGTGGTTGACTAGCGAACGGAAAATCTAGATAGTACATGGCGATTCCGGTAAAAACCTCAATAATAAGAATGAATAAAATCCAATAAATCTTGAAATGTCCCAGATTCAATTTTAAAATGCGATAGGCCAAAAGAATATTTGCCAAGGTCACTAAAATTGAAAATGAACGATGAATGTAAAACTGAAGGGACGGATCTTGAAGCCATAGGTTTTTAGCTTCATATCCGACTAAATCTATTTGGTCGTCTACGAATTGGCGTACCTGTGTACCCAAAACAATTTGTACCAAAGTTAGGGATAGAGCAAAAATGGCAATGTTTAAGGTCGTTTTGTCGTACCTAATAGTCTTGTCTTCCATGTTTACTGTAAATATGATATATAACAACATGGCTACTATAAGCAGGGCCATAAGCATATGGGTGGTTATTTTGACCGGTTCCAGAACAGAATAAACTACCGTTGCTCCCAACCAAGCTTGAAATCCCATCCCGAAGACAACTAACCAAGACAAAATGGTCACCCTTTTTTGACGTTTCCAATACTTAAGAGAGGCAAAGGCTAGAACAAGTGTCGCCAAACCGGCCAGCGCACCTAATAGGCGATTAATGTATTCTATCCACGTGTGCCACGGATTAAAAATGGCATAATCATGCTTGGTATAGGGCTCCCAGTTTTTTTCTTCGTACTTTTCATTTGTGGTGAAATCCTGTTTGGAAACTCGTAATTCTTTGTTCAGAATTATAACCTGACCTTCTTTGTAAGCTGTGTTTGGTTGCCAATCCAATTCGGATGCATCAGTAGGTGGAATATAATATCCAAAACACTTGGGCCAATCCGGACACCCCATGCCACTTCCGGTCATACGTACAACCGCACCGGCGGCAATTACTAAATAGACCAATATCAACGCCGTTTTGGCAATTTTTCTAAATTTCACAGTTCTTTTAATCAATAGTTTTTAATCCTAGGGCTTTACCTCTTTGCAACATTAGTTCCTTTGCCGCATGGTATTCATTTGGAATTTCTCCGTCAAGGATTGCTTCCTTGATTGCTTCCTTGATAATTCCAATTTCCTTAGATGGCTTAAGGTCAAAAGTTTTCATAATCTCCTCACCGCTGATGGGTGGTTGGAAATTTCTAATACGATCCCTTTCCTCAACTTCAATAATCTTATCTCTTACAAGCTTAAAATTGTTTTTATACTTCCGTTGTTTTTTAGAGTTCTTGGTAGTGATATCTGCTTCGCATAATGTCATAAGGTCATCAACATCATCACCTGCATCAAAGACCAATCTCCTTACCGCTGAATCTGTCACAAAATCTTCCGATAAAATTTGTGGGCGGGAACTCATGAGTACCATTTTTTGAACGTACTTCATTTTTTCATTCAGGGGCATATGTAGTCTCTTAAAGAGCTTATTAACCATTTTGGAGCCTACAAATTCATGCCCATGAAAAGTCCAACCCCTATTTTTGTGAAAACGCTTTGTAGGAGCCTTGCCTATATCATGTAAAAGTGCCGCCCAGCGGAGCCAGAGGTTGTCTGTAGTTTCAGAAATATTATCGACCACTTCCAAGGTATGCCAAAAGTTATCTTTATGTTTTTGACCTTCCACTTCTTCTATGCCCTGTAATGCGGTAAGTTCCGGTAGAATAAAATCCAAGAGCCCGGTTTTGAGCAATAAGGAAAAGCCTTTGGAAGGTTTCTTCGTTGCTAAAATTTTGTTCAGTTCATCTACGATACGCTCCCCGGAAATAATTTGTATTCTTTCCTTGTTCGTTGCTATGGCTTCAAATGACTTGGTTTCAATGGTGAACTCTAATTGCGTTGCAAAACGGATGGCGCGAAGCATTCTTAAAGGATCATCGGAATAAGTAATTCCGGGTTCCAAAGGCGTCCTAATAATTTTTTTTCAAGATCTCCTATTCCGTCAAAAGGGTCCAAAAGGTTTCCAAAATCCCTTTCGTTTAAGGAAAGTGCCAAGGCATTTATGGTAAAATCCCTTCTATTCTGATCATCCGCCAAAGTGCCATTCTCTACAATAGGTTTTCTGCTATTGCAGGTATAGCTCTCTTTTCTTGCACCAACGAATTCCAGCTCTATGTCCCCATGTTTTATCATAGCGGTCCCAAAATTCTTGAAGACCGATACCTTAGGATTTTCCATAAGCTGGGAGGAAACTTTTTGTGCCAGTTCTATTCCACTGCCTACAGCGACAATGTCAATATCTTTGGCGTCCCCTCTCTGTAA
This sequence is a window from Maribacter aestuarii. Protein-coding genes within it:
- a CDS encoding COX15/CtaA family protein translates to MKFRKIAKTALILVYLVIAAGAVVRMTGSGMGCPDWPKCFGYYIPPTDASELDWQPNTAYKEGQVIILNKELRVSKQDFTTNEKYEEKNWEPYTKHDYAIFNPWHTWIEYINRLLGALAGLATLVLAFASLKYWKRQKRVTILSWLVVFGMGFQAWLGATVVYSVLEPVKITTHMLMALLIVAMLLYIIFTVNMEDKTIRYDKTTLNIAIFALSLTLVQIVLGTQVRQFVDDQIDLVGYEAKNLWLQDPSLQFYIHRSFSILVTLANILLAYRILKLNLGHFKIYWILFILIIEVFTGIAMYYLDFPFASQPLHLILASILFGVQFYLVLEALKPTKSLKTS